One window of Amaranthus tricolor cultivar Red isolate AtriRed21 chromosome 11, ASM2621246v1, whole genome shotgun sequence genomic DNA carries:
- the LOC130827757 gene encoding protein S40-7-like: MDINGVRNFRHWKSPHSGSDPFLGHFTFSTSSSDDHSGDELTEADLFWSGENGITDSDESTRYPYSSHSHRSLGFRRREKSGILAALPDHDCVNGFKTPLRAIPKAPQRVSGELIQSSPCQKFQHSAPVNVPSTMMTRKKEKKFGQLEERESRDGDGDDEEMLPPHEIVAMKLNSTSSVLEGVGRTLKGRDLRQVRNAVWRQTGFLD, translated from the coding sequence ATGGACATCAATGGCGTTAGAAATTTCCGTCATTGGAAATCTCCTCACTCCGGTTCCGATCCTTTTCTCGGTCATTTCACTTTCTCTACCTCTTCCTCTGACGATCACTCTGGCGATGAGCTCACCGAAGCCGACCTCTTCTGGAGCGGTGAAAATGGAATTACTGACTCGGACGAGTCGACTAGGTATCCGTACTCTTCTCATTCACATCGAAGCTTAGGGTTTCGCCGAAGGGAGAAGTCTGGAATCCTTGCTGCGCTTCCTGATCATGATTGCGTGAACGGATTTAAGACGCCGTTGCGTGCGATTCCGAAGGCTCCTCAGCGTGTATCTGGTGAATTGATTCAGTCAAGTCCATGCCAGAAATTTCAGCACTCTGCTCCAGTGAATGTTCCGTCGACGATGATGACgaggaagaaagagaagaaatttGGACAattggaggagagagaaagtagggatggtgatggtgatgatgaAGAGATGCTTCCGCCACATGAAATTGTTGCGATGAAGCTGAATTCGACATCGTCGGTGCTGGAAGGTGTAGGAAGGACGCTGAAAGGAAGAGATCTGCGACAAGTCCGCAACGCTGTATGGCGCCAAACAGGTTTTCTTGACTAA